The nucleotide window CCTGATATATTTTTTGTTGAATTATTGAAAAGTTATGTATGTTTTACTCGCTTGTTTATACCCAGTGCCAATCACCTAGTATGTGactggtaaatatttgttgactgaatgaaaaACTAACTCCAACCCAGACTATGACGAAATTGGTCCTCTGCATTCCCACCATTCAGTGACTTGTTCTTCTGTTTCACCaatattctcttcctttctcatcaTATCACTTGAGGAATAGCTAGGTATAGTTATTTGCTCAGGctctagaaataaacctattttCCAAAAACAGAAACTTGGTTTTACTACTTAGTAGGTGAACAGTTAATTTGACCTTTagtctcacaattttttttttttttttgctttttagactgcacctgctgcatacagaagttcccaggctaggggtccagtcagagctgcagccgctggcctatgccacaaacacagcaacactagatccgagctgcatctgcaacttacaccacagctcaccgcaacgtcagatccttaacccactgagcaaggccagggatcacaccagcGACCTCATTGTtacccagttggatttgtttctgctgagccactacaggaactcctcactttactcttgataaaagaaataatagtacctatcttaGAGAGTTGTTGTGAGGCTTAAATCAAACACAGCATATAAAGCAGGAAGCCCAGTACCTGGTAGTGGTAAGCGCTGAGTAAAGTTGATACATTATATACAGTTTTAAACTGCAACCCTGTTTAAACTTTGTATTTCTCCAAATATTAGgctaccccccccccaataaaaaaGAGTGGTTTCCAACCTGGGTTTTGTAGATCTCTCAGAGGTTCTGTAATTGTTTGATGTCAATTTCATTTTGCTAAAAACACAGCCACCTTGGGAAGGAGGAAGATGCTGAGAAGGTGAAAGTCAGGGTCCCGGTTCCTTTCCAACAAGAGCAGTTTCACATTGACTTCCTTTGTAAATTGGAGTActttgaggattaaaaaaaaaaaaaatccccctgtTAAAATCAAAGTTTGAAACCATTGTCCTACAAGACAATGCTTCTCCTCATCTGTTTTAGAACAGCTGTAAAAAGATCTGTTTACTCTTTGCCAGTAACTGGCTGGGGTATCTTGGACAAATCACCCAACTTCCCTACTCTGTGCTTCGTACTCCACAAGATGTATAGTTTCGAAAGATAATGTCTAAGGTTCATGTTTTCCTACTAGTTTTTCCTATTAGAGATCAATAAAATCCATGAATGAAAACTTTCTCACCATTTAACTCCAATGATCATTTAAATCTAATAACCTGGGACACAATATATAGACCAGTCAACATGTGTTGAATGTCAAACAAATGAGTGTATGATTTAATTGCTGATTAAAATGGTGATGGACCCTCATGGGTCCCTGCTTTGCTTAAATGAGTTGTGATGGGATATGACAATTCTTTTCTACTTGCTGAGGGCTCTGGGAAAGTAACAAGGGCTTGATTCCGTAGAGTGAGCACCAACTGATTACGAGTTCTGGGTATCCTGCTCTTCCTGTAGAACAATAGACTGTGAATCTAATGAAGCAGTCAGTCCTATTTACATCTCCCAAGCTTATGCCAAAtccatctctcttctcctttgctAACACAGTAGACCAAGTCAGCATCCTCTGCTCTCACCCTCCTAGAGCCTCCGTAGGGTCTCTCTACTTCCACTCCTGTTACCTCTAATCTAGGTGCTCATTCTCTATCACTGGAAACTATGTTTCTTTCAGGGCGCTAGCACACATGTCATTATGTATCTACGCCGTAATTTTCTGTGTCTCTCCTAGACAGTGAGCCTCATAACAGAGATTTCTTACTCACCCCATGCTACTCAGCCCCTCAACAATCTCTACCTAGTGCTTAGCCCGAAGAAGCCTTTCCATAGCCAATGAACGAATGCGGTGAATTCCCAAAGGCGCAGAGTCCCTGTCTTAATTCACCCGTGTGTTATCAGCACTTAGGGCAATGCCCGGCGCAAAGCAGGCGCTGCATAAATACTTGTTCCTCGTTTGAGTCACCTGAAGGGATGACTCTTCTCTCCAGGACACAAAACTGCATTTGAGTTTTCTCtctgccagctgtgtgactttgagcctGGCCTTCGCAAACTGCCACATGAGCAAATACTTATTTCGCAGCGTTGCCGTAGGATAAGCTCAGGCTGGTGAAGGGCTCTGCACAATGTTTTACGCGGTGTTTACTCAGTGTCCCCCTACAAGCACTGAGGGAAAGTTCAGGGAAGAAATCTACGGGAGAAGCGGGAGGGGCGGGGTGAGAAGCTCGGCGCTGATCGGCGTTCTACGGCTGCGCGTTGCCTGACCCTCCGGACTCGCCgtccgccccgcccccggcgccgCTGCCATCACCCGGGAAACGGGACGCGATCGCCTGCCCACCGACCGAAGCTATTTTCATGGCAGCCTCGAAGAAAGCTGTTTTGGGGCCGTTGGTGGGAGCAGTGGACCAGGGCACCAGCTCGACGCGCTTTTTGGTTTTCAATTCAAAAACAGCCGAACTACTTAGTCATCATCaagtggaaataaaacaaaaatttccaaaagaagGGTGGGTGGAACAAGACCCTAAGGAAATCCTGCAGTCCGTCTATGAGTGTATAGAGAAAACGTGTGAGAAACTTGATCAGCTCAATATTGATATTTCCAACATAAAAGCTATTGGTGTCAGTAACCAGAGGGAAACCACTGTGGTCTGGGACAAGTTAACCGGAGAACCCCTCTacaatgctgtggtgtggcttgatCTAAGAACCCAGTCTACCGTTGAGAACCTTAGTAAAATCATTCCAGTGAATAATAACTTTGTCAAGACCAAGACAGGCCTTCCACTCAGCACGTACTTCAGTGCAGTGAAGCTTCGTTGGCTccttgataatgtgagaaaaattcaAAAGGCAGTTGAAGAAGATAGAGCTCTTTTTGGGACCATTGATTCCTGGCTTATTTGGAGCTTGACAGGAGGAGCCAGGGGAGGTGTTCATTGTACAGACGTAACAAATGCAAGTAGGACGATGCTATTCAACATTCATTCTTTGGAATGGGATAAAGAGCTCTGTGAATTTTTTGAAGTTCCAATGAAAATTCTGCCAAATGTCCGGAGTTCTTCTGAGATCTATGGCCTAATGAAAGCTGGGGCCTTGGAAGGCGTGCCAATATCTGGGTGTTTGGGAGACCAGTCTGCTGCATTGGTGGGACAAATGTGCTTCCAGGATGGACAGGCCAAAAACACGTATGGAACAGGCTGTTTCTTACTATGTAATACAGGCCACAAGTGTGTGTTTTCTGAACATGGCCTTCTGACCACAGTGGCTTACAAACTCGGCAGAGACAAACCAGTGTATTATGCATTAGAAGGCTCAGTAGCTATAGCTGGTGCTGTTGTTCGCTGGCTAAGAGACAATCTTGGAATTATAAAGACCTCAGAGGAAATTGAAAAACTTGCTAAAGAAGTAGGTACTTCTTATGGCTGTTATTTTGTCCCAGCCTTTTCAGGGCTATATGCACCTTACTGGGAGCCCAGTGCAAGAGGGATCATCTGTGGGCTCACTCAATTCACCAATAAATGCCATATTGCTTTTGCTGCGTTAGAAGCTGTTTGTTTCCAAACCCGAGAGATTTTGGATGCCATGAACCGTGACTGTGGAATTCCACTCAGCCATTTGCAGGTAGATGGGGGAATGACCAACAACAAAATTCTTATGCAGCTACAAGCAGACATTCTGTATATCCCAGTAGTGAAGCCCTCAATGCCAGAAACAACTGCCTTGGGAGCTGCCATGGCAGCAGGGGCTGCAGAAGGAGTTGGCGTTTGGAGTCTCAAACCTGAGGATTTATCAGCTGTCACGATGGAGCGGTTTGAACCTCAGATCAATGCTAAGGAAAGTGAAATTCGTTATTCCACATGGAAGAAAGCTGTGAAGAAGTCCATGGGTTGGGTTACAACTCAGTATCCAGACAATGGTGACCCTAGTATCTTCAGTAGCCTACCCTTGGGCTTTTTTATAGTGAGTAGTATGGTAATGTTAATTGGAGCAAGGTACCTCTCAGGCGTGGCATAAATAATACCAATTCATGGATTCCAAAGATGCAGGCTCTTTACGCAGTGGGAAAATCCAGCAGTTCTGTCTTTTAATGTGATGACACTATTCAAAgactctgattttatttatgagCCACTTGCTGCATGACCCTCCAGGTAGACCTGTGgcttgaaataaagaaaatgcggcagaaaaaaaaaaaaaagtgatttctcaATTAGGAAAAAGTCAGCAAATTTTGCACACAAAAAGTCACAACTCGCCCTGAACTACCCAGGCAATTGTTTTAATCTAACTTTCTATTAAAATGTTGAAGTAAAAAGGGGCACGGTGGGGGGATGGGTAGTCAGCTCTGTTGTGTTGCCCTGTTCCAGATTCCCTCTAGCAATGATCTGACAGCTCCCTGCCACTTGGTATTGGTCAACTATGCAGTAAGTAAGAtttctaaagaaaatgtagtGGGTGCTCACAGAATGAGGCACAATTTAGGATCTGTTTAACACATCATAATTGAAATTTTTCAGTGGCAAGTCTTTAGGTAAAAGACTTGAACCCTAAACACAACTTGCAAGGATCTGGTTGCTTACCACCATTTTTGCCTCATCTCCCTCCCATTTCTTCCTTGTTCCCTGAACTCCCATTATATTGGTCTTCTTTGCGCTTCagccacaggacctttgcacatgtgCCTCCCCTTTCTCGGACTAGATTAACTATTATAATTAAAGTGTAGCTTCTTCAGTAACCCTTCAGTCTAAGTCCTACAACCTTCTCGTTCATTCATAGAAGGGTTTCATTTTGCAATTACACACCCAATTGTGTggttatttttcttatgtttgtcTTGTCCCCATAATTTGTGCTCTCTGAGAGCAAAATCAATGAATGGCTTGGTTGCTGGGTGTATCGCTAGCGCCCAGAATGATCGCGGACTCGTGGGAGACAGTAAGTGTCCTTCGAATGAATAAGTGAAAGGTTTCCAGGATTCGTGTAGGAATCTGAGACACAAAAACGAGGAAGCCCCAGAGTTTGAGGGTCGGGTGGAGAACATAGACCAATAAACAGATGGGTACCATCCTGTGCTTCCTCCATCTGGTGGGAGATCCCTGAACAAACCCTTTCCTAGCTGCAGACTTTTGGAGGAAGAGGTGGGTTTAAGGGCGGATGCTGAAGCTGAGCACACACTAATCGATCAGCTGAACAATTATCAGAGCCGGGTGGAGATCCCAGTTCTCTGGCGAGGTTGCAGGAACCTGCGTTGCCGGGTTGGGGCAGGCTGCCAGCTGACTCCGCTCTCTGTCTCCTGTGCCCAGCGCGGCACGCTCTCGCCAGCGCCTGGGCGCGCCAGCCAATGCGTCCCGGGCGCCGCAGCTGCTCCCCCGCCCCGGCGCGTGTGATTGGCggcccccagcctcagctccGGCGCGCCCTCCCACCCGAGACCAAGTCCAGTCCGCGCCCACTCCCGGGTCTCCGCAGACGCCGTCGTCTCCTCTGCGCCTCGGTGCCCCACACCGGGCGGGAAGGCCGAGCACACCCCGGAGTCGCCACAAAACAGCGAGGTCCCAGGCGGCCGCGCTCGGAGCCATCCTCGCCTCGGCCGGGCCATGAAGGTCGAGTTTGCCCCGCTCAACATCCCGCTGGCGCGGCGGCTGCAGACCGCGGCGGTGCTGCAGTGGGTCCTGTCTTTCCTGCTGCTCGGTAAGGACGCCCGGGCGCTCAAGATCCAGGCAAAACTCCGCGGTGCGTGGGGCTCGGTCTCCTTCCCGGACAGTCCTTGTCCACCCACCCAAGGACGGACTTAGAACCGCCAACTATTTCCCTTGTTAGAGCAGGCAGGTCACTGAGAGCGTTTGTAGCGAACTTGGGACTCCTCTTCGATTCATTTTTCCACGTGAACCTCGTAGCAAACGACTGTTTGCCAACTTTATTTTACCttatgctgttttttaaaattgaggtgtaCCTTCCCCACAATAAAAGGTACAGATTGTAAGTACACAGCtcgatgagttttgacaaattatGCATCTTAATGTAATCACTACCCTATCGAGCTGTAGGATATCTCGCTTAAGCCCCTCAAAAGTGCATAAACTCGTTTCTTGGGTTTTCGAttcataaatggaaaaacaatgcCCAAGTATTTAAAACCtgattccttcctcttcccccccccccccccccccccccccgccgcgtGACAGATACCGGTGTAAGCTTTTACGGGCTTAAGATTTTCCGGATGCAGAAAGGTACCTTGCTGTAAAGACTGCACCACACATTGGGTTGGGTTGGGGGGCCTCTGTCAATAATTCGACTCAGCAGTGTGTTCTAGGCGGTTCCCAGTTAAGCCCCCAGAGAAACACGGGCGCCGGTCATGATTTGGGGCGGGAGGGGTTTACCTGAGCGCTTTTTCTCTTGATGTTTGTTCTGCTCTTGGAATAAAGTGGTGGGGGAATTCCCGCCCTGGCAAAGGGGTATGGGCtgcgtcttgggagcgctgggacataggttcgacACCCTGCCCCCGGCACAGTAAGTTAAAGATCCttcgttgccatagctgtggctttggtcgcagctacggctcggatctgatccctggcccgggactcTCTATGCggcggggcggccaaaaaagaagaaaaaggctgGGGGAAACCAGGGGAAGAAGGTGTGAGAGGAGAGGACAGGAATTATTGGGAACTTAAACTCTTCGGAAGGCTAAAGTCATTAGATCTTGGGTTGTACACTGTTGAGGCCACAATAATAACAGCGATAATGAAGTCATTGCACTGCGGAGATTCTCAACCCTGGTTGCACAGTAAAATCACTGGAGGAGTTTCTAAAGAAAAGGAGGTCCTAGCTCTCTCCCTAGAATTTCGAATTCATTTGTTTCAGAATGGAACCTGCACatcaggattttttcttttttaaacaaactcTCCAAGAGAGTACCATGCAGCCAGATTTTCCTGAAAAACAGAATTCAAAGCATTAACTCATTAAGTCCTCAGAGGTCAACCTGTGAGACAGGGTTGTTAGAGTTATACTTTGTTTTGCCCTAGGCCAAAGGACCATCAAGATAATAGCAGGTATACTTGTTAAGGGTCAAAGGacaatgaagataataatagctACTCTTTCCAACAAGAGTTTAGTTTGtatcaggcactattctaagcactaAACACTTTAACCATGCAATCTTCACAGCCATTTCAGGTAGGAGTGTGCCTTCCTGCATTCACTGTGCAGATGAGGGAACTAAGAGGTGAAGTGaattgttcaaggtcacacagttagcaGGAGGTAGAGGAACTGTGCACAAACCCAAATATTCTACCCACAGTGCTGTCTGATTTAATGTCTAGAACCTGGACACTGACTTTCTCACTCATCTGTCAGCACATCTCTATAGCCTAATGGCCTTCTCCTTTGTGGCCCTTGTCATGGCTTGGATTTATGTCTGTCCAGCGTTTTTAAGGAAGATCTGTGTTGCTAGCTGTACAGGAGCAGAATTTGCTATCGCCAAACATGTCTCTTTGGTTTATTAATTattgtaagcttttttttttttttgtctttttgccttttctagggccgcttctgtggcatatggaggttcccaggcaaggggtctaatcagagctgtagccactggcctacaccacaacaacgcaggatccgagctgagtttgtgatctacaccacagctcatggcaacgccggatcctgaacccactgagcaaggccagggattgaacccacaacctccggtttctagtcagatttgttaaccactgagccacgactgggccacgaagggaactcctaagctggtTATTTTCTAAACAGCTACAGCAGACATAGGAAAAACTCTGAAAACCAAGGAGCAGTTACCCTTTTCTaagaaacatttacatttataagggaaGTATCTATTTGTAGGTGTGTCTCCCTTGCTGTACCAGGAAGAAGAGGATGACCGCATCTCTGGAAATTTATCAGTGGAAAAGGCAGAGGCTTAAATCTTCATGAAACCTTACCCTTGTGTACTGTGTTTTTCTGATAATCTCCTGTAACTgactttccccacccccaacacccttttgtctttagctgaggaTGGTACTTAAGGAAAAGGTTTCTGCCATTTTGGCCAGTTAGTTTTCCTGGatctctcccatgtatacatattattaaaattctgtttgattttctcctgttaattcaTCTTCTGTCcgtttaattcttagaccagcccaAAGAATCTTGGAGGGTAGAGGAGAATTTCTTCCTCCCTGAAACATCAGAGCACTGTGAGGTTTGCCGAGGGAGGAACATGCAAGACCAAGttagtaaagcaagagagatttataaaGGCATTTGGGGGGACGGGCTGAGCTCAAGGTAGCACCAGCCttgactgtgaggaggtgctaggcTTATAAACGGTCTGTATCAGGAATCTGTGACTGGAGTTCATGGCAGAAACTTGTGGCAGGAGCGAcgaagaaagaggagggaaaggtcCAGAGAAGGGTAGGGGGTCGAGTCCCATGACACAGGGCAGTTGTTTTccacaggccattgtttcttgttGCCCAACTTGAGCCTCCACATTCCGGGAACAGGTGTAGATCTTGTCCTCAGCAGGTCTCCAAGTTGAACCATCACATATGGGGGGTTgaggtctgtctccatcctcctgggaacccaTCAAGCACAAGCTCTGTGAGGGAACACCCAGCACATGGCCTGTGGAAGGCACCCAGTAAGTACTGGCTGAATGTCTTCACTCTGTCAACCAAAAGGGAAGCTGTCTGTCCCACATGTCCCTACTTGTATTAACTCAGGGACTGCCGCGTCCAGCGCTGCAGGACAacggggaatcctggaagagggacagCACAGTATGACAcaacacacaagactcttacatttagaaagtaGCACTCTTGTTCGGCAGAACAAAGGTGCCTAGACTTTAACCCACAtgatttttattaaggaaggtgatgagattatTATTGGTGGGATTAAGGAAGGTAACAAGATTAGTGGGCAGGAACAGGCATAGGCAATAACAAGGTTATCTTCTTAGTGATATCAAAGGGGGTATCCTTGGGACATAGTGCAGCTCTTTATAGAATAACGTGTTTAGTGCATAAGTcctttatcttgtctttgaaagagactctactttatttattttttatttatttattttatttttttgtctttttgccttttctagagccgctcccatggcatatggaggttcccaggctaggggtctaattggaattgtagccgctggcctacgccacagcacagcaacgccagatctgagcctcttctgcaacctacaccacagctcaaggcaatgtcagatccttaacccactgagcaaggtcagggatcgagcccagAAATCTTgtagttcctggtcagattcgttaaccactgagccatggcgggaactcccaaggagacTCTACTTTAGAACTCTTAGTCCatagatatttgccttctgcagagtttaGATGCTCCATGGTCTCCAATGAGGGACCTGGATCCCCTAGCAACCCTAGAGGTAGGGACTACCCATATACTCATTTTCCAGAGATAGAGGTATAGTAATTGCTCAAGCTTACAAGGTAGGTGGATGACAGACTTGGACATGACCCACCACTCCTGATTTGAATCAAATTACAGCGGCACAACAGTTCATTTAAATGCTCTTATTACATGCGTTTGGCATTTGTGTTACTAGgagcatatattattttgtataatatattttggaaattttactcTGAAAATTTCAAACAGAAAAGTAGAAGGACGTGAACTCCCGTATGCCCATCACTtggatttataattattttaacaatttgCTATATTAACTGTATagcttttgcaaaaaaaattttaaagcaaatcacaTATTTTAAGCCTAAATTCTTTAGTATGCGtaatataaaattaagtatttttacaTGATTGTAGTAACATTGTCACATGTAGCATAATTAATGGTAATTGCTTAAAATCACCTAAACTAGTTAATATTCAGATTTCCTAAATTGAGCCAAAAATACACTTTTATGGGAGATTTATTTGAACCAGGATGCAAACAAGCGCATTGGGttgcatttactttttaaatgtctctTAATTTAGAATAGTGTTCTCCCATTTGTTTTCTTGTCAGTGCAATCGAAGAAGCCAGGTTGTCTGACCTGCAAGATGTCTCACCTTCAGGATTTCTCTGATTGCTATTTTGTAGGGCTAGCTTGTTCCTCAAGTCCCTGCATTTTTCCTAAAATGGAAGTTGGTTCTACAGGCTTGATTATATTGGGGTGAAATCTTTAGCAGGTCCTCTTCCTAGGTGCTGCTGTCTCCTGTTGCGTTGTGTCAGGGTGTGTGTAATGTCTAATTGTCCCATTATTAGGAGCGATCAGTGGATCCAGGTGGGAAGTAAGGTAAGGGGTGGTAATTGGCATGCTGCAAAGAAGAGTTCCCCGTCAACAGTTGACCTTTCACCTAGTGCTTTAAGTCTCCATTAATGATCCTTGACTAAATTGATGTTTTATTTGAGACTACAGAATGGTGATTTTCATATTCTATCACTCATTCTTCACATATTGGTTAAAATTGATGCAAGGAATAATTTCCCCCCATCATTAGGGCTATTTGACTACCCCAATTCAAGTCTTACAGGGAAGGTAGGATAAATACTTATTTCTTTCCACTTGATTGTTTTAAAGGAGTTCAtttagcagttcccattgtggcgcagcagaaacgaatctgactaggaatcatgaggttgtagtttcagtccctggcctcccttagtgggttaagtatccggcgttgccgttgctgttgccttgagctatggtgtaggtagcagtctcagcttggatctggagttgctgtggctgtggtgtaggccagcggctacagctctgattagacccctaacctgggaacctccatatgccttgggtgtggccctaaaaagacaaaagacaaaaaaaaaattcatttaatattttcttcgaATGGTGGCAGGAGAAGTTTTATTAACTACGTATTTTAAGGTCTCTAAATTAAAGTCTTGAAATGCATTTTTCCTTCCACAATCAGCAAATGAGTTTAAGATATTAGCACTTGGGATATTTTAAAGCAATGGCTAAATGTTTCATTTAGTTATGAAATCAAATACTGTTTCTTTGTGATAAATGTTAAATGCCTGCCATCCAATCTTATaactttgtatttgttttaggtTCACAACGTGTTTGCATATATgttttttccaaaagaatatcCACAATAAGTTAACATCAATCACTACACAGAACtacaagttttttttctcttgtgatgagAGCTTTACAATTTACcctcttggcaactttcaaatatataatatagtattgttttttttttgtctttttgccttttttgttgttgtagttgttgttgttgttgctgttgctatttcttgggccgctcctgcggcatatggaggttcccaggctaggggtctaatcggagctgtcgccgctggcctacgccagagccacagcaacctacaccacagctcacggcaacaccagatccttaacccactgagcaagggcagggaccaaacccgaaacctcatggttcctagtcggattcgttaaccactgcgccacaacgggaactccagtattgttaactacagtcaccatgcggTACATTCTGTTCCCTGGACTaactcatcttataactggaagtttttaccCTTTGATCATCTTTACTCATTTTGCCTACCCCTATACCTCCATCTTTAGCAAActctg belongs to Phacochoerus africanus isolate WHEZ1 chromosome 3, ROS_Pafr_v1, whole genome shotgun sequence and includes:
- the LOC125122280 gene encoding glycerol kinase-like, with the protein product MAASKKAVLGPLVGAVDQGTSSTRFLVFNSKTAELLSHHQVEIKQKFPKEGWVEQDPKEILQSVYECIEKTCEKLDQLNIDISNIKAIGVSNQRETTVVWDKLTGEPLYNAVVWLDLRTQSTVENLSKIIPVNNNFVKTKTGLPLSTYFSAVKLRWLLDNVRKIQKAVEEDRALFGTIDSWLIWSLTGGARGGVHCTDVTNASRTMLFNIHSLEWDKELCEFFEVPMKILPNVRSSSEIYGLMKAGALEGVPISGCLGDQSAALVGQMCFQDGQAKNTYGTGCFLLCNTGHKCVFSEHGLLTTVAYKLGRDKPVYYALEGSVAIAGAVVRWLRDNLGIIKTSEEIEKLAKEVGTSYGCYFVPAFSGLYAPYWEPSARGIICGLTQFTNKCHIAFAALEAVCFQTREILDAMNRDCGIPLSHLQVDGGMTNNKILMQLQADILYIPVVKPSMPETTALGAAMAAGAAEGVGVWSLKPEDLSAVTMERFEPQINAKESEIRYSTWKKAVKKSMGWVTTQYPDNGDPSIFSSLPLGFFIVSSMVMLIGARYLSGVA